Proteins encoded by one window of Luteimonas yindakuii:
- a CDS encoding histidine phosphatase family protein: MARLRHTDWPDRLWIVRHGQSAGNVARDAAELANTHLIDIDTRDADTPLSALGQRQAQALGEWFADLPHNRRPNVLLTSPFVRAQQTVHAVADALGIDRDEIGVDERLREKEFGILDRYTVAGIRATFPELAEQRALVGKFYFRPPGGESWCDVILRLRSVLEVLRRDHVGDRVLIVGHQVIVNCFRYLLECMDEKQILDTDRQADVPNCSVTEYAIDRDTPDARFELRVANFALPLEEAGAPVTVEADVPVGPR, encoded by the coding sequence ATGGCGCGTCTTCGCCATACCGACTGGCCCGATCGTCTGTGGATCGTCCGCCACGGCCAGAGTGCCGGCAACGTGGCGCGCGATGCGGCGGAGCTGGCGAACACGCACCTGATCGATATCGATACCCGCGACGCGGATACGCCGCTGTCGGCCCTTGGCCAGCGCCAGGCGCAGGCGCTGGGCGAGTGGTTTGCCGACCTGCCGCACAACCGGCGTCCCAACGTGCTGCTGACCTCGCCATTCGTGCGCGCGCAACAGACCGTGCATGCGGTGGCCGATGCGCTGGGCATCGACCGCGACGAGATCGGCGTGGACGAACGCCTGCGCGAGAAGGAGTTCGGCATCCTCGATCGCTACACCGTGGCCGGCATCCGCGCGACGTTCCCGGAGCTCGCCGAGCAGCGTGCGCTGGTGGGCAAGTTCTACTTCCGCCCACCCGGCGGCGAGAGCTGGTGCGACGTGATCCTGCGCCTGCGCAGCGTGCTGGAGGTGCTGCGCCGCGACCACGTGGGCGACCGGGTGCTGATCGTCGGCCACCAGGTGATCGTCAACTGCTTCCGTTACCTGCTCGAGTGCATGGACGAGAAGCAGATCCTCGACACCGACCGCCAGGCCGACGTGCCCAACTGTTCGGTGACCGAATACGCCATCGATCGCGACACCCCGGATGCGCGCTTCGAACTGAGGGTCGCCAACTTCGCGTTGCCGCTGGAAGAAGCCGGCGCGCCGGTGACGGTCGAGGCGGACGTGCCGGTCGGGCCGCGATGA
- the cgtA gene encoding Obg family GTPase CgtA yields MKLVDEVEITVTAGNGGNGCIGFRREKFIPLGGPDGGDGGNGGSVWLEADENLNTLVDFRHETRFRAQRGENGMGRQMYGKGGEDLTITVPVGTVVTNVATDEVIGDLTAHGQRLLVARGGQGGLGNMHFKSSVNRSPRKATPGEDGEERLLRMELKLLADVGLLGFPNAGKSTLIRAVSAATPKVADYPFTTLYPNLGVVSTEPHRSFVVADIPGLIEGAADGAGLGALFLRHIQRTRLLLHLVEIQPLDGGDPVDQVRAIERELEKFDAGLLDKPRWLLVNKADLLPADEARAEAERIVATLDWQGPWFLVSGLAHEGTRDVMRRVQAELDEQARQAAEAADAEGL; encoded by the coding sequence ATGAAACTCGTCGACGAAGTAGAAATCACTGTCACTGCCGGCAATGGCGGCAATGGCTGCATCGGATTCCGGCGCGAGAAGTTCATCCCCCTGGGTGGGCCGGACGGTGGCGACGGCGGCAATGGCGGCAGCGTCTGGCTCGAAGCCGACGAGAACCTCAATACGCTGGTCGACTTCCGCCACGAGACGCGCTTCCGTGCGCAGCGCGGCGAGAACGGCATGGGCCGGCAGATGTACGGCAAGGGTGGCGAGGACCTCACCATCACTGTGCCGGTGGGCACCGTGGTGACCAACGTCGCCACCGACGAGGTCATCGGTGACCTCACCGCGCATGGTCAGCGCCTGCTGGTGGCACGCGGCGGGCAGGGCGGCCTCGGCAACATGCATTTCAAGAGCTCGGTCAACCGCTCGCCGCGCAAGGCCACGCCGGGCGAGGACGGCGAGGAACGACTGCTGCGCATGGAGCTGAAGCTGCTGGCCGACGTCGGCCTGCTGGGCTTCCCCAACGCCGGCAAGAGCACGCTGATCCGCGCGGTGTCGGCGGCGACGCCGAAGGTGGCGGACTATCCATTCACCACGCTGTACCCGAATCTCGGCGTGGTCAGCACCGAGCCGCACCGCAGCTTCGTGGTGGCGGACATCCCGGGGCTGATCGAAGGCGCGGCCGACGGTGCCGGCCTGGGCGCGCTGTTCCTGCGCCATATCCAGCGCACCCGCCTGCTGCTGCATCTCGTCGAGATCCAGCCGCTGGACGGTGGCGACCCGGTCGACCAGGTGCGCGCGATCGAGCGCGAGCTGGAGAAGTTCGATGCCGGGCTGCTCGACAAGCCGCGCTGGCTGCTGGTCAACAAGGCCGACCTGCTGCCGGCCGACGAGGCGCGGGCGGAAGCCGAGCGGATCGTCGCGACGCTGGACTGGCAGGGACCGTGGTTCCTGGTCTCCGGCCTCGCCCATGAGGGCACGCGCGACGTGATGCGCCGGGTGCAGGCCGAACTCGACGAGCAGGCGCGCCAGGCCGCCGAAGCGGCGGACGCGGAAGGGTTGTAA
- the uvrA gene encoding excinuclease ABC subunit UvrA: MAMDYIRIRGARTHNLKNIDLDLPRDKLIVITGLSGSGKSSLAFDTIYAEGQRRYVESLSAYARQFLSVMEKPDIDTIEGLSPAISIEQKSTSHNPRSTVGTITEVYDYLRLLYARVGIPRCPAHGYPLEAQTVSQMVDQVLALGAGDEGSEQRWMLLAPVIRERKGEHAQVFEQLRAQGYVRVRVDGEVYEIDAVPPLALRVKHTIEAVIDRFKVREDIKQRLAESFETALKLGDGMAAVRSLDAPDAEPMLFSSRYSCPVCDYALPELEPRLFSFNAPMGACPTCDGLGVSQFFDPARVVVHPELSLAAGAVRGWDRRNHYYFQLIASLAKHYGFDVDAPWQELDQKTRDAVLSGSGNETIGFTYYTEGGKRSQRRHRFEGIVPNLERRYRETESSAVREELAKYISERPCTECSGARLNAAARNVFVADRPLPDLVVLPIGDALKFFGELALPGWRGEIAGKIVKEIRERLSFLVDVGLDYLTLERKADSLSGGEAQRIRLASQIGAGLVGVMYVLDEPSIGLHQRDNERLLETLTRLRDLGNTVIVVEHDEDAIRLADHIVDIGPGAGVHGGEVVAEGSYEQILEAPRSLTGQYLSGRKKIEIPKKRHRANPKMVLKLEGATGNNLQGVDLRIPSGLFTAITGVSGSGKSTLINDTLYALAANEINGASHSPAPHREIKGLDLFDKVVDIDQSPIGRTPRSNPATYTGLFTPLRELFAQVPESRARGYSPGRFSFNVRGGRCEACQGDGLIKVEMHFLPDVYVPCDVCGAKRYNRETLEILYKGHSIHDVLELTVEDALELFQPVPAIARKLETLVDVGLGYIKLGQPATTLSGGEAQRVKLSKELSRRDTGRTLYILDEPTTGLHFHDIEHLLAVLHKLRDDGNTVVVIEHNLDVIKTADWVIDLGPEGGHRGGRIIAEGTPEQVAAVPGSYTGQFLARMLDVDSVAAAAQGTGTVDDDAPVARLRPDARLAGLPPKKKAAKKAARKSAG; this comes from the coding sequence ATGGCGATGGACTACATCCGCATCCGCGGTGCCCGTACCCACAACCTCAAGAACATCGATCTCGACCTGCCGCGCGACAAGCTGATCGTGATCACCGGCCTGTCCGGTTCCGGCAAGTCATCGCTGGCGTTCGACACCATCTACGCCGAAGGCCAGCGCCGCTACGTCGAGTCGCTGTCGGCCTACGCGCGGCAGTTCCTGAGCGTGATGGAAAAGCCCGACATCGACACGATCGAGGGGCTGTCGCCGGCGATCTCGATCGAGCAGAAGTCGACCTCGCACAACCCACGCTCGACCGTCGGCACCATCACCGAGGTCTACGACTACCTGCGCCTGCTTTATGCGCGGGTGGGCATCCCGCGCTGCCCGGCGCACGGCTATCCGCTGGAAGCGCAGACCGTCAGCCAGATGGTCGACCAGGTGCTGGCCCTCGGCGCGGGCGACGAAGGCAGCGAACAGCGCTGGATGCTGCTGGCGCCAGTGATCCGCGAGCGCAAGGGCGAACACGCACAGGTATTCGAGCAGCTGCGTGCGCAGGGCTATGTGCGCGTGCGCGTCGATGGCGAGGTGTACGAGATCGACGCCGTGCCGCCGCTGGCGCTGCGCGTCAAGCACACCATCGAAGCGGTGATCGACCGCTTCAAGGTGCGCGAGGACATCAAGCAGCGCCTCGCCGAATCCTTCGAGACCGCGCTCAAGCTCGGCGACGGCATGGCCGCGGTGCGTTCGCTGGATGCGCCCGACGCCGAACCGATGCTGTTCTCGTCGCGCTACAGCTGCCCGGTGTGCGACTACGCACTGCCCGAACTCGAACCGCGGCTGTTCTCGTTCAACGCGCCGATGGGCGCCTGCCCGACCTGCGACGGCCTGGGCGTCAGCCAGTTCTTCGATCCCGCACGCGTGGTGGTGCACCCGGAGCTGTCGCTGGCCGCCGGTGCGGTACGCGGTTGGGACCGCCGCAACCATTACTACTTCCAGCTGATCGCGTCGTTGGCCAAGCACTACGGCTTCGACGTCGACGCGCCGTGGCAGGAGCTCGACCAGAAGACCCGTGACGCGGTGCTGTCCGGCAGCGGCAACGAGACCATCGGCTTCACCTACTACACCGAGGGCGGCAAGCGCAGCCAGCGCCGGCACCGTTTCGAAGGCATCGTGCCCAACCTCGAGCGCCGCTACCGCGAGACCGAATCCTCGGCGGTGCGCGAGGAGCTGGCCAAGTACATCAGCGAACGCCCCTGCACCGAGTGCAGCGGCGCGCGCCTCAACGCGGCCGCACGCAACGTGTTCGTGGCCGACCGCCCCCTCCCGGACCTGGTGGTGCTGCCGATCGGCGATGCGCTGAAGTTCTTCGGTGAACTCGCCCTGCCCGGCTGGCGCGGCGAGATCGCCGGCAAGATCGTCAAGGAGATCCGCGAGCGGCTGAGCTTCCTGGTCGACGTGGGCCTCGACTACCTCACCCTCGAACGCAAGGCGGACAGCCTCTCCGGTGGCGAAGCACAGCGCATCCGCCTGGCCTCGCAGATCGGCGCCGGCCTGGTCGGCGTGATGTACGTGCTCGACGAGCCATCGATCGGCCTGCACCAGCGCGACAACGAGCGCCTGCTGGAAACCCTGACCCGCCTGCGCGACCTCGGCAACACGGTGATCGTGGTCGAGCACGACGAGGATGCGATCCGCCTGGCCGACCACATCGTCGACATCGGCCCCGGCGCCGGCGTGCACGGTGGCGAGGTCGTGGCCGAGGGCAGCTACGAGCAGATCCTCGAGGCACCGCGCTCGCTGACCGGCCAGTACCTGTCCGGCAGGAAGAAGATCGAGATCCCGAAGAAGCGCCACCGCGCCAACCCGAAGATGGTGCTGAAGCTCGAAGGCGCGACCGGCAACAACCTGCAGGGCGTCGACCTGAGGATTCCTTCGGGCCTGTTCACCGCGATCACCGGCGTGTCGGGTTCCGGCAAGTCGACGCTGATCAACGACACCCTGTACGCACTCGCCGCCAACGAAATCAACGGCGCCTCGCATTCGCCGGCGCCGCATCGCGAGATCAAGGGCCTGGACCTGTTCGACAAGGTGGTCGATATCGACCAGTCGCCGATCGGCCGCACCCCGCGTTCGAACCCGGCCACCTACACCGGGCTGTTCACCCCGTTGCGCGAGCTGTTCGCACAGGTGCCGGAGTCGCGTGCGCGCGGCTATTCGCCAGGGCGTTTCAGCTTCAACGTGCGTGGCGGCCGCTGCGAGGCCTGCCAGGGCGATGGCCTGATCAAGGTGGAGATGCACTTCCTGCCCGACGTCTACGTGCCCTGCGATGTCTGCGGCGCCAAGCGCTACAACCGCGAGACGCTTGAGATCCTCTACAAGGGCCACAGCATCCACGACGTGCTGGAACTCACTGTCGAGGACGCACTGGAACTGTTCCAGCCGGTGCCCGCCATCGCGCGCAAGCTGGAGACGCTGGTCGACGTCGGCCTCGGTTACATCAAGCTCGGCCAGCCGGCGACCACGCTGTCCGGTGGCGAGGCGCAGCGCGTGAAGCTCTCGAAGGAACTGTCGCGCCGCGATACCGGGCGAACGCTCTACATCCTCGACGAGCCGACCACCGGCCTGCACTTCCACGACATCGAGCACCTGCTCGCGGTGCTGCACAAGCTGCGCGACGACGGCAACACGGTGGTGGTCATCGAGCACAACCTCGATGTCATCAAGACCGCCGACTGGGTGATCGACCTCGGCCCGGAAGGCGGCCATCGCGGCGGCCGGATCATCGCCGAGGGCACGCCGGAACAGGTGGCCGCGGTGCCGGGCTCATACACCGGCCAGTTCCTGGCACGGATGCTGGACGTCGACAGCGTTGCTGCCGCCGCGCAGGGCACCGGAACGGTGGACGACGACGCGCCGGTCGCCCGGCTCAGGCCGGATGCCCGGCTTGCCGGATTGCCCCCGAAGAAGAAGGCGGCGAAGAAGGCCGCGCGCAAGAGCGCCGGCTGA
- a CDS encoding catalase family peroxidase — MLIVLLLAAVAIGIAILRGAFGTGAEHRASSIIDTMQGGGEALHAGFRRAHARGLCVSGRFIGSGDAAALSSAPLFEGESPVLGRLSVGGGNPAAPEATAGVRSMALAITQADGQQWRMAMNTPPMLAVGTPEAFHEQLRAMASDPATGKPDPARIAAFFEAHPESAAFRAWQAGYRASDSWANTRYHSANAFVLVDADGQRQPVRWAMVPEAPFAPLGDGPHTDDALSQEFQQRLADGPVRWTLRLQLAEPGDPVDDGSRPWPDTRRTVDAGTVKLTYARAQQGGDCNGLNFDPLVLPEGIEPSADPVLHARRAAYAESLRRRARETLLEGAP, encoded by the coding sequence ATGCTGATCGTGCTGCTGTTGGCCGCGGTGGCCATCGGCATCGCCATCCTGCGCGGCGCGTTCGGCACCGGCGCCGAGCATCGCGCCAGCTCGATCATCGACACCATGCAGGGCGGCGGCGAGGCGCTGCACGCCGGCTTCCGCCGCGCACATGCGCGCGGGCTGTGCGTATCGGGCCGCTTCATCGGCTCCGGCGACGCCGCGGCGCTGTCGTCGGCACCACTCTTCGAAGGCGAGTCCCCGGTGCTGGGACGGCTGTCGGTCGGCGGCGGCAACCCGGCCGCCCCCGAGGCCACTGCCGGCGTGCGCAGCATGGCGCTGGCCATCACCCAGGCCGACGGCCAGCAATGGCGGATGGCGATGAACACGCCGCCGATGCTGGCGGTCGGCACGCCCGAGGCCTTCCACGAGCAGCTGCGCGCGATGGCGTCCGACCCCGCCACCGGCAAGCCGGACCCGGCGCGGATCGCGGCGTTCTTCGAGGCGCATCCGGAGAGCGCCGCCTTCCGCGCCTGGCAGGCCGGCTACCGGGCCAGCGACAGCTGGGCGAACACGCGCTACCACAGCGCCAACGCCTTCGTGCTGGTCGATGCCGATGGCCAGCGCCAGCCAGTGCGCTGGGCGATGGTGCCGGAGGCCCCGTTCGCACCGCTGGGCGACGGCCCGCATACCGATGACGCGCTCAGCCAGGAGTTCCAGCAGCGCCTCGCCGACGGTCCGGTGCGCTGGACCCTGCGCCTGCAGCTGGCCGAACCCGGCGACCCGGTCGACGACGGCTCCCGGCCGTGGCCGGACACGCGCCGCACCGTCGATGCCGGCACCGTCAAACTCACTTATGCGCGCGCGCAGCAGGGCGGCGACTGCAACGGCCTCAATTTCGACCCGCTGGTGCTGCCGGAAGGCATCGAGCCGTCCGCCGATCCCGTCCTCCACGCACGCCGCGCCGCCTACGCCGAAAGCCTGCGCCGGCGTGCACGCGAAACCCTGCTGGAGGGCGCGCCATGA
- a CDS encoding DUF2058 domain-containing protein produces MAKANPLQEQLLKAGLVKKSKVAEVAREQAKARHGKSGTAPSEIELEAQRVRAEKAERDRAIEAERKAAARVTELRAQARQIIRDKKVPRTGESEYRFTADGAIRTLLVNEDLRRKLASGALVIANGGDGYELLPRPAADKVRERDASLIVLDHGQEADVDVAVPTSEDDAYYAQFQVPDDLVW; encoded by the coding sequence ATGGCCAAGGCGAATCCCCTCCAGGAACAGCTGCTCAAGGCCGGCCTGGTCAAGAAATCCAAGGTGGCCGAGGTGGCGCGCGAGCAGGCGAAGGCGCGCCACGGCAAATCGGGCACGGCCCCAAGCGAGATCGAGCTGGAAGCGCAGCGCGTGCGTGCCGAAAAGGCCGAGCGCGACCGTGCCATCGAAGCCGAACGCAAGGCCGCCGCGCGCGTCACGGAACTGCGTGCGCAGGCGCGGCAGATCATCCGCGACAAGAAGGTGCCGCGCACCGGCGAGAGCGAGTACCGCTTCACCGCCGACGGCGCGATCCGCACGCTGCTGGTCAACGAAGACCTGCGCCGCAAGCTGGCATCGGGCGCGCTGGTGATCGCCAATGGCGGCGACGGTTACGAGCTGCTGCCGCGCCCCGCCGCGGACAAGGTGCGCGAGCGCGATGCGTCGCTGATCGTGCTCGACCACGGGCAGGAGGCGGACGTGGATGTCGCCGTGCCGACATCCGAGGACGATGCGTACTACGCGCAGTTCCAGGTGCCGGACGATCTGGTGTGGTGA
- a CDS encoding acyl-CoA thioesterase — protein sequence MSDTPDPLFRMPIALRWRDLDAFNHVNNSNFMTYLEEARIRWFDSLGEDWVTDTTAPLLAAVQMNYRVPIPYPANVVVELGCERLGTSSVTLSHRIVGEDGTPLYADGHVVMVWIDRASGRPTPLPDAVRRAAGG from the coding sequence ATGAGCGACACCCCCGACCCGCTGTTCCGCATGCCGATCGCCCTGCGCTGGCGTGATCTCGACGCGTTCAACCACGTCAACAACTCGAACTTCATGACGTACCTCGAGGAGGCGCGGATCCGCTGGTTCGATTCGCTGGGCGAGGACTGGGTGACCGACACCACGGCGCCGCTGCTGGCGGCGGTGCAGATGAACTACCGGGTGCCGATCCCGTATCCCGCCAACGTGGTGGTGGAACTCGGTTGCGAGCGTCTGGGTACGAGCAGCGTGACGCTCTCGCACCGCATCGTCGGCGAGGACGGCACGCCGCTGTACGCGGACGGCCACGTGGTGATGGTGTGGATCGACCGCGCTAGTGGCCGACCGACGCCACTGCCGGATGCGGTAAGGCGCGCCGCGGGCGGCTGA
- a CDS encoding NAD(P)H-hydrate dehydratase yields the protein MPDPSGGTSKEDRGRVMVIGGSRQIPGAVLLTGIAALRAGAGKLQVATVADAAMSLVMSLPEARVIGLPATRTGAIRDLDSDATRSVGTAHAAVVGPGMDRSTATQRVARTVIANAQSTVVLDAGALDAMALAAFRRRRSAGVAMVLTPHAGEMAALLDTDEDTVMANGETIAREFAQAWNVVLALKGPTTWIAAPDGRMWVNTAGSVGLGTSGSGDVLAGVIAGLAARGATPEQAAVWGVSLHARAGARLSRRHGQVGFLAREISGEIPALMHGL from the coding sequence TTGCCCGACCCCAGCGGCGGCACCAGCAAGGAAGACCGCGGCCGGGTGATGGTCATCGGTGGCAGCCGGCAGATTCCCGGCGCGGTCTTGCTGACGGGCATCGCGGCGCTGCGCGCAGGCGCGGGCAAGCTGCAGGTGGCGACGGTTGCCGATGCGGCGATGTCGCTGGTGATGTCGTTGCCGGAGGCACGGGTGATCGGGCTGCCGGCCACCCGCACCGGTGCGATCCGCGACCTCGACAGCGATGCCACGCGTTCGGTGGGCACCGCGCATGCGGCGGTAGTCGGTCCCGGCATGGACCGCAGCACGGCGACGCAACGCGTCGCCCGGACGGTCATCGCCAACGCGCAGAGCACCGTCGTGCTCGATGCCGGCGCGCTCGACGCCATGGCGCTCGCTGCGTTCCGGCGCCGTCGCAGTGCGGGCGTGGCGATGGTGCTGACGCCGCACGCCGGCGAGATGGCCGCCCTGCTCGATACCGACGAGGACACCGTGATGGCCAATGGCGAAACGATCGCCCGCGAGTTCGCGCAGGCCTGGAACGTGGTGCTGGCGCTCAAGGGGCCGACCACGTGGATCGCCGCGCCCGATGGCCGCATGTGGGTCAACACCGCCGGCAGCGTGGGGCTGGGTACGTCGGGCTCGGGCGATGTGCTGGCTGGCGTGATCGCGGGGCTGGCCGCGCGTGGCGCGACTCCGGAGCAGGCGGCGGTCTGGGGCGTGTCCCTGCATGCGCGCGCCGGTGCGCGACTGTCGCGACGCCATGGCCAGGTTGGCTTCCTCGCCCGCGAGATCAGCGGCGAGATCCCGGCGCTGATGCACGGCCTCTGA
- the rpmA gene encoding 50S ribosomal protein L27: protein MAHKKGVGSSRNGRDSNPKYLGVKMFGGQAIEAGNIIVRQRGTQFHPGAGVGLGRDHTLFALVDGTVEFAVKGPKKRRTVSVVEVA, encoded by the coding sequence ATGGCACACAAGAAGGGCGTAGGTTCCTCGCGCAACGGCCGCGACTCCAATCCGAAGTACCTCGGCGTGAAGATGTTCGGCGGCCAGGCCATCGAGGCCGGCAACATCATCGTCCGTCAGCGCGGCACCCAGTTCCATCCGGGTGCTGGCGTCGGCCTCGGCCGCGACCACACGCTGTTCGCGCTGGTCGACGGCACGGTCGAGTTCGCGGTGAAGGGTCCGAAGAAGCGTCGTACCGTCAGCGTCGTCGAAGTGGCCTGA
- the rplU gene encoding 50S ribosomal protein L21: protein MYAVIVTGGKQYRVMAGETLRVEKLEIEAGNEVTFDNVLMLGDGEGVTLGDALKGATVAATVKAHGRADKIRIIKFRRRKHHMKRMGHRQHYTEIEITGINAGDKK, encoded by the coding sequence ATGTACGCAGTTATCGTCACCGGCGGTAAGCAATACCGCGTGATGGCGGGCGAGACGCTCCGCGTCGAAAAGCTCGAGATCGAAGCCGGCAACGAGGTCACGTTCGACAACGTCCTCATGCTCGGCGACGGCGAAGGCGTGACGCTCGGCGACGCACTCAAGGGTGCCACCGTCGCCGCCACCGTCAAGGCCCACGGCCGTGCGGACAAGATCCGCATCATCAAGTTCCGCCGCCGCAAGCACCACATGAAGCGCATGGGGCATCGGCAGCACTACACCGAAATCGAGATCACCGGCATCAACGCCGGCGACAAGAAGTAA